The DNA region TGTTCTTGCGGATGAAATTTATGAGGGTAGGGCTTTGACGGGGTTgggcattgaggaggttgagactgaggctgaggctggAAGGGACGAGTATAAAGAGGTTAAAGTATAGCAGGCTGGGTATTAGTATCATTCGTATGTACATGTACAAATCAAACGGCCGCAACAGCCTCTTTTAACACTTTGCTCGCACCCGACGACGCGCGACCAATCTCACCACCCTCTTTCCGTGCATTCTCCAGTCCCCGCTGCACAGCAGGCATAAACCGATGCGCAAATACGCGGTACCGGTCCTCCCGCGTCTCGTACATCTCCCCTTCTTCGTCGCGTGGCTGCCCGAACAGATTCAAATATGCATATGGCACCGATGCCCCGGGGATCATATGCTGCTCCGTCTGACACAGCGGAAAGCCCCATGCCTCCGCGACTTCATTCTCTGCCGAATTAGATCGCACATCAATCCCCTCGTCTACCTCGCCCAACCCCGCATCCAGGAACTCCCCCAACGCCCACAGCACCTTGATCATCGCCTTGCCCTGGCTCCCCGCCTTCCCAAACGACGCCCGATTTGCAGACCACCGCGCCGACTCCTCCGTATGCCACCCAAGCACGGAAAGGAAGCAGTTCAGCGTCTTGATCCACCCGCCCGCGCACGATACTACCTCCCCGCCCGCGACCTCCACAAGCCACGCTAGCACCTCGACAGCTGACACGCGGATGTCCACGGCGAGATGGGTCATCCCCGCGCGGATGTACGGTAGCATCTGCGAGACGTGGTCCTCGACATCTCGCGCGGGCAGCGCGCGGAGGAGCTTGAGCAGCTGCGTACGCACGCCGTTGCTTGCGTCCAGGATCAGGGGGAGGAGGTTGGGGAGAATCACACTTACTGGTTGCGGGAGAGGGGAGTCTACGGGGCGGGATGTGATGGCGGTGGTTAGGTGCGAGAGGGATTCTCGGCGCTGGGTGTCGGATTTGGAGGTTAGGAGGGAGAGATGGTGGGTGAATTGGGTGTTGCTGGAGGGGGCGGAGAGGCGCAGGGATTGTTGGTTTAGGGTAATTGCTTCAGTCTATCAGAAACTGCCCGTTAAGCCTAGGTGCTGTGGCTTACATTTTGATTGGAAACTGGTGTCCGTGAAGTTGTCGGGCTTGGGCTTTGCCTTGCCGACTTTGAGTTTAGGTTTCTGCGCATGTTAGTATCTGTTTAGTTTTTGTGGTGGGGAAACGTACTTGGAAGTCCTTTTGCttctcctttctctttttactGCTGGATCCCattttggtggttgttgtcgttgttcGTTGTAGCTGTGTCTACTTTGTAGCGAGGAATTTTATATTCACGTGATTCACGTGATGCGCTTTCCTGATCGGGATGTCAACTAGACCCTCATGTCGTTTAGTGTAATCCAGACATACAATGAACGACATTATTCTTGCAGAACCATATGTACTGTTAGCATTGTTATTATTGTTACTTGGTGTTGGATGCAATTGGGTTAAGCTCAATAGCCCAATAATATTGCATTTCCGGACCACGATCCGAATCGATCAACAGACCTATTAACGGCTCTCTACGGCATTGCAATCGTGCAATTGCAGCAACCAGCGTACACAAAATGTTCGACGCCTTTCTGCGCTTCCGAGTCCCAGCCGGTCCTCCCAAGGAGCAGGGCCAACCAAAGCCTAACCAACAACCACAGAAGACCACCCTGCTCAACATAACGCAAATCCCACCCTGGTACGACCCAAACCCGTACATCCTATCCGGCTACCGCCCCCTCAGCAACTCCTGGCCACGCTCGCTCCACAGCTGGACATACCTCCACAACGAAACAACGAATATTTTCTCGCACCTGATCCCCGCCGTGATActcctcctcgtccatgGATGGTTGTACGAATATCTCCGCGCCAGACACGGTGCCAATCTCAAGCAGTTCGATTACATCGTTGTGTCCGCGCAGGTGCTATCGGGGGTTATCTGTCTGTTTGTCTCGGCGGTGTATCACACGGGGCTTAATCATTCGGAACGTGTGGTGGGGGCGTGGTTAGGGTGTGATTATGCGGGGATTCTGGGGTGTATGGTGGGGTGTTTTGCGAGTGGGTTGCATTTTGGGTTTTATTGTAGACCCGGGTTGAAGTGGTTTTATTGGGGGGTGGTATGTTCTTTTAACCTGTATGTGAGTGTGTAACTGACTGGGTAGATCGTGGTGTTGTCCTCGATGAACGCCATGTTTCTATTGAACCCGCGCTTCAATGGCCCGGAATGGCGTCGCGCTCGGCTGGCTGGTTTCATTGGGACCGGGTTATCTGCTTTTGCGCCGATTGCACATGCATGGGCTCTCTGGGGTCCGGTGTGTCTCTGGAATGTCGGGGTACCGCACTACCTTCTCGAAGGATTGTTGTTGCTCATCGGTTGCTGGTTCTGGGAAGTACGTCCTTCCGCCCTCCTCCCTACTTATCTGGGATGGTATATTGACCGAACGAAGAGAAGATTCCCTGAATCCAAATATCCCGGCAAATTCGACATCTGGGGCCACTCTCACACAACATGGCACGTCTTCGTTACTCTCGCCATTCTCGCGCATATCGCCGGTCTACTCAGTGCCATAGATTATACCTATTCCCAAGGATGTCTTATTCATACCTAGTACAGAACAGTACTGTCTAGCTAGACCCTATACTCGTCAGCATTGCTTAGCTTGCACCCACAAGCAACCCTAAAAAAGGGGGGAAAGCTACCTCGCGACCCACCCCCCAACGCCTTCGCAACCATCTCCTGCGCAGACTGCAACAAGCCCTTATCCTCCTGCTTCTGCGCCTGCACGTCGCTCCAGCCCTCGCCGACATCCACACCGGAGCCTTCGCCGTGTGCACGGCTGGTTGTGAGCGTATCTGAGATCCGGCGGGTGGTTGGCGTGGTATCGCCTGTTTTCATCAGCTATCTATGTTTTGGTTTGGAATCTAAATGCTGGAAAGGTGAGTGTACCAGGCTGCAAAGGCGCGGTAACACGCTCCGCAACGCTGCTGGCGGATTGGC from Aspergillus chevalieri M1 DNA, chromosome 2, nearly complete sequence includes:
- a CDS encoding hemolysin-III family protein (COG:T;~EggNog:ENOG410PWET;~InterPro:IPR004254;~PFAM:PF03006;~TransMembrane:7 (o76-96i108-130o150-169i176-194o206-229i241-258o298-321i);~go_component: GO:0016021 - integral component of membrane [Evidence IEA]), which gives rise to MFDAFLRFRVPAGPPKEQGQPKPNQQPQKTTLLNITQIPPWYDPNPYILSGYRPLSNSWPRSLHSWTYLHNETTNIFSHLIPAVILLLVHGWLYEYLRARHGANLKQFDYIVVSAQVLSGVICLFVSAVYHTGLNHSERVVGAWLGCDYAGILGCMVGCFASGLHFGFYCRPGLKWFYWGVIVVLSSMNAMFLLNPRFNGPEWRRARLAGFIGTGLSAFAPIAHAWALWGPVCLWNVGVPHYLLEGLLLLIGCWFWEVRPSALLPTYLGWYIDRTKRRFPESKYPGKFDIWGHSHTTWHVFVTLAILAHIAGLLSAIDYTYSQGCLIHT
- the IPI1 gene encoding IPI1/TEX10 family protein (COG:S;~EggNog:ENOG410PJ2X;~InterPro:IPR024679,IPR016024,IPR037947;~PFAM:PF12333) produces the protein MGSSSKKRKEKQKDFQKPKLKVGKAKPKPDNFTDTSFQSKSITLNQQSLRLSAPSSNTQFTHHLSLLTSKSDTQRRESLSHLTTAITSRPVDSPLPQPVSVILPNLLPLILDASNGVRTQLLKLLRALPARDVEDHVSQMLPYIRAGMTHLAVDIRVSAVEVLAWLVEVAGGEVVSCAGGWIKTLNCFLSVLGWHTEESARWSANRASFGKAGSQGKAMIKVLWALGEFLDAGLGEVDEGIDVRSNSAENEVAEAWGFPLCQTEQHMIPGASVPYAYLNLFGQPRDEEGEMYETREDRYRVFAHRFMPAVQRGLENARKEGGEIGRASSGASKVLKEAVAAV